In the Salvia splendens isolate huo1 chromosome 16, SspV2, whole genome shotgun sequence genome, ATGAAAaaactttataatttattaaaaaatttggcACCGACATTATGTGGGACATTAAATTAATATCAAGCTGTAATAATTTAGGTCTAAGTGACTTATTTCAGATTCACCATTCCATACACAAGAAATGTTAAAGCTATATTTGTAAACATCACCCTCATTTAGTATATACGTtagtttttcatttaatttaaaaatgattgtaaatgtaattaattctacaaattacataaaaattaaagttcGATTAATCTATTTTCACAACAACTTTAAATCATCAagctatatttttttattttataaaactaatgatattaataaaaaaattctaagATACTAGAATCCTAATAAATGAATCAAATGAGAAATTAAGTACTTACATAGATAATAGATTATATAACATGTGGGGTCATTGGATACTCTCACTACCCCACAAGAAATTAATGTcactaattaaataaaataaaagaaagttgATCCTTTTTCCATATCCATcccccaaaatgtaacagaaacaTGTGCATGTATGGCCCTTTCAAAAGTTTGGTTGATGAATTGAACCAATATTTTACTATTTGAAAGCcatttcagattttttttaaaatttatccttttcttttactaatcactaaaataaaaacacaaaatggCATTTTGAGTATGAATGACCATAATTAGAATTACATTCTACTTtagcaataattaatttaaattttgccTCTAAATTGAATGAGCTTTCAGTCTTCACTATGTCTGCTTCAAAACCATATCAAACTAAATCATTGGCATTTTAAGTAGTCATAATCACTAAATTAGGTTTGATTACTTTATTGAATTCCACCTCAGAAAAAGGGTGACTGTTTAATTAAATTAGATTGAAAATTTGCAGCATACTTTGACAAAAACAGGAGGCACTGTTGTCATGCTAGTGGTCTGTAACTGATTTAATGGAATGTTGAATTTTGCAGcttaaatccaaaagaatttAGGCCATTTTCTCCATTTATTCAAACAGCAAAGACTTCAAAGCCTCAACCAAcacattattattaattttttatttatgttttttcctgcaagaatcatttttttttccttttaatctTCTTGGTTTCTGCAGCTTCTCTTTGATCCCCACCATCAGCCTTTAATCCCTTTTGCAAAAGTGATTTATGAAAGACTGTAATGTTATTTTCCCTTTTCTTGATcagtttatttttttagtgacCAAATTCAGGAAAAGAAGTGATACTATTTCACTACCAGCACTCAAGCTCTGTAATAGTAATTTTCTAGCTCTTGCAGAGAGTTAAAAAACtaccaaaaataagaaaaacacACATATAATATGATTTTTTTCCCCTATGTTTTGTCTGCATCAGTAGTACTATATGTGGGACTGAGGCCAAGGCAAATATATTCTGCTTTTTTGTGTaaagattgattttttattgAAATGGGAGGTGAATGATTGATGGTTCTTGACTTGGGAAGTCTGTATTTTTTCCTTCTTCTTGGGAGATATGGAGCTGCTGCAGTTGAGCTTTGTGATTCTCTGCACTTTCTTGTTTCAAGAATCTACAGGTGAAATGGGCTCTCTTTATTTAGCTGTATCAGAATTTAGATCCAtgaaaaatttcattttttggtgAAAATTATGCTAAATTGCCATTGATGTGTTAGAGAAGCCTATTCTTGATTGATCAAATGTTTCACCAAGAATCTTCTTTTTTCCTTGAACTTGTTAAACTGTTTGATAAATATGTTACATTAGTTTAATGTATACAGATTAATAAGTAAATAGATATAATCTTTTTTCCAACACATTTTAGCAGGTCTTGATTTCCCATCATCTAAATGGGCTCTTGATCTTAGTGTCTATGGAGGCAGCAACCGATTTCTAGTTCAACTAAACGGTACTCCACGGTTCACCTCTTCTCGTTTCTCGTTTGAGTCGCTGTTAGTTAATGAAATTTCTCAATGCAGTTCCTCATCCCAAAAGCCTTCATGCTCAACCACCTCTGCATAATCCATCAAGTAGAGGTTAGGAAATTAATACATTGTCAATTTCTGCTCtgagaaaaaatattgaaatccTCCAGCAATGCAGATGCGCCTTCCGCGCCATCTCCCAGCATAGAATCCTCGAGTTCATTGCCAGTTTCATCTCATCACAAACACCATTTAAGGAAAAAAGTCCATCACATTTCCCTTGCACCTCACCAAGGTTAGAGCCTGGCTGCTCCAAGTGCCTGTCTTGTCTTTGATTCTTTAGGTTTTGATGATCGCTCGTTGTTTTCGTGCAGGGCCGACTGCATCTCCGGTAAGGTGGAGTTGGAAAGGGCCTCTTCCTTTGCCTGCATTTCCAACAATCATTTAAAAGGTCAGTTTCCACATCACACATCTTTCAATCTGAAAATGGTTCCTATTTATACTAAATCTTCGCCTTCGTCTACAAGGGTCATCCCATTCGCCTACTGTTTCTCCAACGAGCTCCCCTGCAGTGAGCAACGTGAAATCACTACCACCATTACCAAGTATGGCACTCCCACCTCCTCCTCCCAATAAAGGTACCTGTTTTTCTTGCTCAAATcttctctttctcgagaaaacAAGAAAAACGAGATGTATTTGTTATCGATCTTGTAGGATGTGTATCTGTCACGTGCACTGAGCCACTGACCTTCACACCACCCGGAGCAACGTGTGCCTGTGTTTGGCCTATTCAAGTCAGGCTCCAATTCAGCATCTCTCTGTATGCATTTTTCCCAATGGTGTCCGAGCTTGGTGAGCAAATCGCTGAGGCTGTCGCGTTGAATCAATCCCAAGTTCGTATAATGGGAGCAGACGCAGCAGATCCAGAGCTACAGAAAACAACTGTACTCATCAATTTGGTACCTTTATCTGAGGCGTTCACATCTGGTACCGCCTTCTCGATTTACAAAAAGTTCTGGAGCAAAGAGCTCTCCATCAACACTTCCACTTTTGGTGCTTATGATGTGCTCTATGTTCACTATCCAGGTACCATAAATGGTTCAAACACTGATCATTTTCTCTGTTTTGATGCATATTTGTGAGGTGAAATTTTGTGCAGGCCTACCTCCATCACCGCCAGCATGGCCATCTACCTCTGCTACAGTCGATGTGCAGCCTTATCCTCGTGGAACGGATGGAAATGGCCCAATAAAGCCTCTGGGAGTAGACGTGCCGAGGGGGAGGAAAAACAAGTCAGGCAAAAACATGATCATTGTAATTGTCCTGTCATCTGTAACAGCTTTTGTAGTGTGTATGGGATTTATGTTACTGATTCTATCAAAATGGCGCAACTGCGTTTTCCAACGCGGACAAAGTTATCAGCAAGAGCTAATACCACAGGATGGAAAGCAATCAGGTTTGGCTTCAGATAATGATGAATTGATCACATACTTTTTTGTTCTTTGATTGTCATGGATATGGATTGGCAGGTGGTGGCCAACTAATGCTGGCGTTGAGGAGCAGGCCGAGCTCAGCCTCAGTGTCGTTGAGCTCGAGCCTCATTGCATACACAGGGGCCTCTAAAGTCTTTAGCATTGAGGATTTGGAGAGGGCCACAGGTAACTTTGATGGTTCAAGAATTGTAGGGGAAGGAGGCTTTGGGCTTGTATACGGCGGCACTCTTGACGATGGCAGGAAAGTGGCTGTGAAAGTTCTCAAGAGGGACGACAAGCAAGGCGGCCGCGAGTTTCTTGCAGAAGTCGAGATGCTTGGCAGGCTCCACCACAGAAACTTGGTGAAGCTGATAGGCATATGCCCTGATGAACACTCTAGATACCTAGTCTACGAGCTAGTTCCCAACGGGAGCCTCGAGTCTCATTTACACGGTCAGTTCCGATTCAACATTGCAATGAATACTCAAAAGGCTGCATAAGTTTTGCCAAGACATATGGTGTTCTTGTTTTGTGCAGGGGTAGATAAGGAGATTGCTCCTCTTGATTGGGCAGCTAGGATGAAAATCGCCCTCGGTGCAGCAAGGGGTATGGCCTATTTGCACGAGGACTCGAGCCCACGTGTCATACACCGAGACTTCAAGTCGAGTAACATTTTGCTTGAGCATGACTACACACCCAAAGTCTCTGATTTTGGCTTGGCTAGATCAGCCATGGATGAAGCAAACAAGCATGTTTCAACTCATGTGATGGGAACTTTTGGGTAAGAATTTTTCCTCTGAAAAAACACTCAAGTCCATCTATATTGACAGCAAGAACTGCCTGATAAACTCACACCTCCTTGCTGCAGCTACTTAGCTCCGGAATACGCGATGACGGGCCATCTCCTTGTCAAGAGCGACGTCTACAGCTATGGCGTGGTTCTCCTCGAGCTCCTAACCGGGAGAAAGCCAGTCGATCTATCTCAGCCTGCAGGGCAGGAGAATCTAGTGGCTTGGGCCCGGCCTCTCCTTGCAACGAGCGAAGGCCTTGAAACGATCATCGATCCATCTCTAAAACCAGCTGTGAGGTTGGACAGTGTGGCCAGAGTTGCAGCCATAGCATCAATGTGTGTCCAGCCTGAGGTCTCCCATCGCCCCTTCATGGGGGAGGTGGTCCAGGCTCTGAAGCTCGTATGCAATGAGCTCGATGAAACGAAGGAGGTCGTGTCCAGAAGTGCCAGCCGAGATGACCTCTCCATTGAGGTGGATGACCAATGTGAGTTGAACGTAGGGGCAAAGGTGGAGCTGCCGGGTGTGGATTTGTCGAGCGCATCGGCTGCTGTTCGAGGCCGGGAATCGGAGTCTTTTAGGAGGCAGTTTAACTCTGCTCCTTTGAAGATGGAGAGGAAGAGGAGATTTTGGGAGAGGCTGAGGAGAGTGTCAAGAGGGAGCATGAGCGAGCATGAGTATTCATTGCAACCATAGCTTATAATGTTAAATGTTTATAATGGACAATAAATAAACAATCCATGGTCTAATCAAGGGTGATTAATCAATTGGGCAGTTACCGGTTAACCGATAATCGAATCGAATAAAATTGGTTATTAATTAACCGAtaaccatttttttatattttgagtaACATTTACGAAAAAAGTTCAATCATTGGTCATAACCATTCAGGCCAACCCACGAGTTTCGAACTGCCATAAGTGAAGAAAAGATGTGGCGGATGATCCATAAAGACCTAACACAAAAGCAGCATCAAGAGAGTTGATACTGTCAATACAACACAGAGACTAAAACTCCACAAACATTCTTCACACATCATCAGCTACCTCTTAACACTACCAAAAACAATCAAGATTAAAAGAATTACAAATCCTCCACGTCCTTACACCCGAGCTGCTTCCCCTAGCCTCTCTCTCAAAATCTTCACCCCAACGTACCTGCATTCGCCCAAAGTTTATTAGACCATAACGTGTTAACACGAGAGGGGCGTAGGCGAACTTACCGTCCCAACATCATGACCGTTGCCTGAGGATTAGTCCCCGGGGAGTCAAAAAAGGTCGAGCCATCCACCACCCGGAGCCTGTCAACACCAAGGACCCGGTAGTCCGGACCCACCACCTTCCCCACGTGGCAGCCCCCGTGGTAGTGCCATATAGTGATGACCGTGTCCTTGCAGAACTGCTCGAGCGACTTGGTGTCGTTGGTGTGCCGGGGTATGAGGTTGACGTTGGCCTCGATGCTCATGTTGAGGAGCTTCTCCACCACGTCGTCGTCGAGCTGCGTGTAGTTGGAGAAGGGCTTCGACTTGAGGAGCTTTTCGACTATGCGGATGCCCTCCACACACCGGGCTAGGTCGTCCGGGTGGCTGAAGTAGTTGAAGGTGATGGAAGGGTTCTCGTCGACATTGGTGTTGGAGAGCTTCACCTCGCCTTGGGAGAGCGGCCGGGCGATCTTTTCCAGGATGAAGCCTCCTTGGAAGGCTTCGACCGGGAGGTTCCGCTTCCGGTTCTTGAAGCCGTGGATCGCTGCGTGCGTCCGCTGCTTCGGGGGGATGGTGGAGAGCTGCCCTATCTGTTTTGTACAACAAACAGAGGACCTTAATGAATCCACAAATTGGAAACATGGCAAttttctactaactcatttcacttatattttatcataaaactaatttataaaaGTATAACTCACGTTCCCCTAACATTTAGTCATGGACAGAAGGTGAACAATTTCGTTTTTCTAAATAGGGACTAACCTCAGCAGAAGCAAGGCCATGGTCACAATGGATGCTACTTTTGTTCTGCCCAAAGCCACTGCTAGCTTCAATGTAGACTCCGGCCTTGGTGATTCCGACGGTTTGGATGAGGGACTGCTTCACGGGCGTCTTGCTCGGGACGAAGATCGTGTTCATCGGGTTGTCCGACATGTTCTTCCCCACGAACCGGTTGTCAAGCACCACCGGGATGTTGAACTTCTCGAGATCAGCCTTCGGCCCAATCCCGCTCAACAGCAGCAAGTGAGGGCTCCCGATTGCACCCGAGGACACGATGATCTCGCTCCTCGACCTCTTCGACAGCACCGCCCTATGCGTCTTCCCGTTCTCGTCCTTGAAGATCACTCCAACTGCCTTAGGCCTTTTCCCTGCCACTCACAAGTGTTAGATTGGCAATATCTGGATCAGGGGGCCAACAAGATAAATTCATCTAAGAATGTCGAATTTACCCGTTGTGTCGAACTCGATCCTCTGGACCGTAGCACGAACCAGGACATGGAGGTTATTGGGATTGGCGGAGGCGAGAAGCTCGGCAGCAGTGTGGCGGCGGCCGAAGCGGTCGAAGATGGTTCCTCCAACCTTGGTGCCAAACAAGTGATCATAGGTGAAGCCATTGAAAGGTGCGACCCCAACTTCTAAGAGGCTGTCTCTTATGGCTCGCTGCCAAGGCCCAAAATCAGGCCGATGGACGATCTGATTCTCGACCCAAGGGTAGGACTCATTCACGAGCTCAGCATCCCACCCTGCTTTCTCAATCTCACTGCACCACATCAATGGTGAAAACCATCAAATTGAGTAAAAAACTGAGATTCTTTAACATGATCTTTTTCATGATCTATATATTGTTATAACTAAGTTTAGATTacatttcacaaaaaaaaaagaacatttTTTCATTATAGGtaacaactaaaagaaaaaaagaaaaaaaaaagttatttcaTGATGATAGTTCGTAGTAGTTAAGTTGCTATAAATGTGATTCAATTTTCAGCCTTCTTTAGTGGTTATACTCCCATGTGACAATCTCTTCCTAAGTTTAATAAAAAAGTAATTGGAACAAACGCAACAATTTATtgaaaacaacaacaaaaacacACACATGTTATTTTTCACTTGTGTGGAGAGAAAATATTTGTCATAAATTCTTTATACGGAAGAACTACTCACTTAATAGTCCCACATGGAGTGCTTGATTCATTTGACATATTTCGATAAGACTATATAaagttgaaatattaaattatatttatgaaaataaaatagtactagaAAATGAAGATCACTAAAACCGGTCGACTAGTAGACTAACCGATTTCATCAGTACTAGTTCCGGTTTTAATTTTGGAGCCATTTTTAAATCGGTTCAGTTATTAACCGAATCGACCGATTAACTAGCCCTAAATATGGTCAACCACGATTAGGACATGTCATAATTTGATAGTGatataataaaacaataaatttaatactacatAGTATGCCATAATATGATCAAATAGAGTTGCTCGATCATAAATGCATCAAATCCTAAGTAGGTTTTGAGTAATGACACAAACCTAACACTCTCTCCATATGTGTGGAGTTGGTGGGTGCGACAATAACTCCTCACATGGAGCAAATTAGGCCacaaaatttagtggtttaaatttattgtttttttcttaTCTCTCGTTTTCATTAAAATCGATTAAAAATACACTCGCACTATCCATTTTTGGGTATTTGGCTTTTCACTTTTAAAGAAATAATCACCATTTATGGGTTGATCAATAATTAGTAAATGCTTTACTAGAAATTGACCTACTACTTTTATACACTAGTAGTATGTTCCACTCTTTTTCATGAGTTTGAATTGATCACCAACTATAGAATGTCATTAagcaaatacacacactatgtgTGTAGGTATCCACTTAAACCAAATGTAGTTTTCATTCACTTTTGTTATATAGTAAGCAACTATTGTAAACGATTTTGAcctaaaaatattattagttgTTTATAAAATCACATGAATATGTCATTTTAATTTGTAAGTATCTTTCGAAATTTAAATGACAAatcatgaaaatttaaaatttctgTCATGtaacaaatttattttattttttagtttcttaGACTCAAAATAACATCGTTTAGCCGCTTAAATCATCACTTTAATACATGTTTATGCCACTATTCATCGATATTACTAAAACTTTACACGTGTGAATCAGTTTACCTCGCAATTGCTGGAAAAAACATTGTAGGACAACTAAGAATTTCTGAAATTTTGTAATTtgtcattcaaattttaaaatcaacgaaacaaACTAGAATATTCTCTCAAATATTCGAGAGTTTCTATCTTTGTTACTctctattttataataataataacaataataacacTTGTTTAACTAGAACCTATAATGTCCCACTTGAATAAAGTCATATGTTGTCCTACACTATtaagaaaagttaaaaaaaagcacacaaaaaacaaaataaatcaatacTACCAAAAAAGAAGATTTTGGGGGAAGAGGGAGTTGTACCTTGCGCTTGCCCGGGTGTAAAATCCAGCATTGATGCAAGTCCCACCGCCCAAAACCCTAGCCCTAGCATTGAACACCCCATCGGTGGAGATGAACATCTGCGACGCCGATTTCTCCGAGATGTCGGCCAGAGTGATGTGGAAATTCTGCATAAACGACACATTCGAGTTCGCGAACGGCGTCCCCCCTCTCTCCAGCAGCAGAACGGAATAATTCCGCGACAGCGTGGCGGCGAGGGGGCACCCCGCCGTGCCGCCGCCCACTATGATGTAGTCGTACGCGGCGGCGGGGTTCACCCACGCGGATGAGGACGGCACCGATGAGAACGAGCTGGCTGGCTTGATGAAGGGGTATCGGTATTGTGCTGGATGTTCATATTGAGCACCTGCAATTGCAGAATTTGTGATGAGAAGAAATTGGGGGAAGTTAGGGCAATCTAGGGGAAATTGGGGGAAGGAAATGATTGAGGGAAAGGGTGTTGGGAAATGCAGAAAATAgctgattttgtttttttcctcCCTTTTTCTTGGCTTTGGATTTTGTTTGGAGAAAAAAGACTTCTTGTTGATGTGTGTGAAAAAGTTTCAATCTTTTTTATTAGAATGAATGAATTCAAATTTGTTTCTACTTCCTACATTCTTGCTCTTTttctatgtgtgtgtgtgtgtgtgtgtgtgagagagagagagagagagagagagagagagagagagatgagggaGAGAGTGTGAAGAAGATGAGGTAATTTAGTCCCTGATTTATTTGATGCAAACACAATAAGACCTCTAAAAAACACATCTAAAAATAAAACCCATTGTATTCCTAAAAATGTTAGATTTTCAAAGTATTCAAAGAGGCATAAACTAAAATCCCAAACAAGCAATTAGCAAAGAAATCCCACCTCCAAATCAAGAAAATCACACACAATGGAAGTgacagtgtgtgtgtgtttgatgTGCTAATTTAGTTGATgcaaaaacacaaaacaaaaccaatGTATTCATAAAAATGTTAAATTTCTGAAGATTCAAACATGCATAAACTAAAAATCCCAAACAAGGGCAATTTCAAAGAAATCCCAccttaaaatcaagaaaataataCACAATGGAAGTGATAGTGTTTCAAATATCCAAAGAGGCAATATCAAAGAAACCCCACCTCCAAATCACACACAATGGAAGTGccagtgtgtgtgtttgtgcaaGACAAGAGAAGGGAGAAGAGAAAGAAACCTTGGGAGAGAGAGAGCTGAGTAGTGATCCAAACAAGTGAACACCAGTAAACAACTGCACAACCAACCAAAGCCatagtaatataaaaaaaacacccACAACACACACTAATTTCCTTCCAAAAACAAAGAATTCAATTCATATTCCACAATACACCCTTGACAAATTTCTTGACCTATGTGGCTATCACTGGTTGGCCATCCACTCTGCGTTTaaatctctctctatatatatattatgcaCAAACTTtctgcagagagagagagagagaagagagagagatgattAAACTAAGGAAGGGGTATTGATGCATGCATTTATCAGAAAGGGTAAGTAAACTTATATATAAGTTAAAGAGTAATTAATTAggacaattatttattttggtggGGATTATTTATAAACAGATGAAACAACAGAAGATGAAGAACAATGATGCATCTTTTCTTTGAATGTTACACAGAATTAATCCAACtgggaaattaaaaaaaaatggggCATTAATGGAGAAATGAATGGCACGGTTGGAGAAGCCATCAATGCATGCTGCCTTTTGGATTTATGAaatagaattttaaattttttttattatacttttcttttttgattGATTATTGTGTGTAATTTGACAGCTCAACAAAAGAAAATCCTGGCTGCACTTGGAATTCTTACAAATGTATGTGGTGATCTTAGGTGACATTTAATTCAAGCCACTCAATTGTGTCGATGTTTtgtgagagagggagagagaaattTGAATAATACTATGCTGTCATGTGATTAAATTGAACActggaaaaatattttcttggTTTGCACTTTGCAGTTATATGTCTTTATTTCTAGTCCTTGTGAAAATGGAATTTTCAAGGCCAATTGTGTTCATTAAAAAAAGTCATTCTTTTTAATTCTACAATTTTCTATTCAATTCGTGGTATGGATATTTCAtcgattttaattaaaataatgtagttttataaaaaaaattaaataagttacttc is a window encoding:
- the LOC121771330 gene encoding receptor-like serine/threonine-protein kinase ALE2 isoform X1; protein product: MLNHLCIIHQVEQCRCAFRAISQHRILEFIASFISSQTPFKEKSPSHFPCTSPRADCISGKVELERASSFACISNNHLKGSSHSPTVSPTSSPAVSNVKSLPPLPSMALPPPPPNKGCVSVTCTEPLTFTPPGATCACVWPIQVRLQFSISLYAFFPMVSELGEQIAEAVALNQSQVRIMGADAADPELQKTTVLINLVPLSEAFTSGTAFSIYKKFWSKELSINTSTFGAYDVLYVHYPGLPPSPPAWPSTSATVDVQPYPRGTDGNGPIKPLGVDVPRGRKNKSGKNMIIVIVLSSVTAFVVCMGFMLLILSKWRNCVFQRGQSYQQELIPQDGKQSGGGQLMLALRSRPSSASVSLSSSLIAYTGASKVFSIEDLERATGNFDGSRIVGEGGFGLVYGGTLDDGRKVAVKVLKRDDKQGGREFLAEVEMLGRLHHRNLVKLIGICPDEHSRYLVYELVPNGSLESHLHGVDKEIAPLDWAARMKIALGAARGMAYLHEDSSPRVIHRDFKSSNILLEHDYTPKVSDFGLARSAMDEANKHVSTHVMGTFGYLAPEYAMTGHLLVKSDVYSYGVVLLELLTGRKPVDLSQPAGQENLVAWARPLLATSEGLETIIDPSLKPAVRLDSVARVAAIASMCVQPEVSHRPFMGEVVQALKLVCNELDETKEVVSRSASRDDLSIEVDDQCELNVGAKVELPGVDLSSASAAVRGRESESFRRQFNSAPLKMERKRRFWERLRRVSRGSMSEHEYSLQP
- the LOC121771330 gene encoding receptor-like serine/threonine-protein kinase ALE2 isoform X2, with protein sequence MALPPPPPNKGCVSVTCTEPLTFTPPGATCACVWPIQVRLQFSISLYAFFPMVSELGEQIAEAVALNQSQVRIMGADAADPELQKTTVLINLVPLSEAFTSGTAFSIYKKFWSKELSINTSTFGAYDVLYVHYPGLPPSPPAWPSTSATVDVQPYPRGTDGNGPIKPLGVDVPRGRKNKSGKNMIIVIVLSSVTAFVVCMGFMLLILSKWRNCVFQRGQSYQQELIPQDGKQSGGGQLMLALRSRPSSASVSLSSSLIAYTGASKVFSIEDLERATGNFDGSRIVGEGGFGLVYGGTLDDGRKVAVKVLKRDDKQGGREFLAEVEMLGRLHHRNLVKLIGICPDEHSRYLVYELVPNGSLESHLHGVDKEIAPLDWAARMKIALGAARGMAYLHEDSSPRVIHRDFKSSNILLEHDYTPKVSDFGLARSAMDEANKHVSTHVMGTFGYLAPEYAMTGHLLVKSDVYSYGVVLLELLTGRKPVDLSQPAGQENLVAWARPLLATSEGLETIIDPSLKPAVRLDSVARVAAIASMCVQPEVSHRPFMGEVVQALKLVCNELDETKEVVSRSASRDDLSIEVDDQCELNVGAKVELPGVDLSSASAAVRGRESESFRRQFNSAPLKMERKRRFWERLRRVSRGSMSEHEYSLQP
- the LOC121771331 gene encoding protein HOTHEAD-like, which produces MALVGCAVVYWCSLVWITTQLSLSQGAQYEHPAQYRYPFIKPASSFSSVPSSSAWVNPAAAYDYIIVGGGTAGCPLAATLSRNYSVLLLERGGTPFANSNVSFMQNFHITLADISEKSASQMFISTDGVFNARARVLGGGTCINAGFYTRASASEIEKAGWDAELVNESYPWVENQIVHRPDFGPWQRAIRDSLLEVGVAPFNGFTYDHLFGTKVGGTIFDRFGRRHTAAELLASANPNNLHVLVRATVQRIEFDTTGKRPKAVGVIFKDENGKTHRAVLSKRSRSEIIVSSGAIGSPHLLLLSGIGPKADLEKFNIPVVLDNRFVGKNMSDNPMNTIFVPSKTPVKQSLIQTVGITKAGVYIEASSGFGQNKSSIHCDHGLASAEIGQLSTIPPKQRTHAAIHGFKNRKRNLPVEAFQGGFILEKIARPLSQGEVKLSNTNVDENPSITFNYFSHPDDLARCVEGIRIVEKLLKSKPFSNYTQLDDDVVEKLLNMSIEANVNLIPRHTNDTKSLEQFCKDTVITIWHYHGGCHVGKVVGPDYRVLGVDRLRVVDGSTFFDSPGTNPQATVMMLGRYVGVKILRERLGEAARV